In the genome of uncultured Campylobacter sp., one region contains:
- a CDS encoding tetratricopeptide repeat protein has protein sequence MKNKILILVFAAALSANFALAENFEITADDISWATKSCDKGDVKACGALAQIYNYGWGVPQDLLKAAPLYVKACKGGDVESCVNLGILYQSGEGMPRDEAKAAELFDKACDDGHAIGCSNAGSAYIRGRGVRKDAIKGVGYYVRGCDMDIADSWAACLNLARLYEGADNAKAMQYYKKACELGGKDRFMSSVAEHEQIWKSSCESYERLK, from the coding sequence ATGAAAAATAAAATTTTAATTCTAGTATTCGCTGCGGCGCTTTCCGCAAATTTCGCGCTAGCCGAAAATTTTGAAATCACCGCAGACGATATAAGCTGGGCTACAAAATCCTGCGATAAGGGCGATGTGAAGGCGTGCGGGGCCTTGGCACAGATTTATAATTATGGCTGGGGCGTGCCGCAAGATCTGCTAAAGGCTGCGCCGTTATACGTCAAAGCTTGCAAAGGCGGCGATGTGGAGTCGTGCGTAAATTTAGGCATTTTGTATCAAAGCGGAGAGGGGATGCCGCGCGATGAGGCGAAGGCGGCGGAGCTGTTCGACAAAGCCTGCGATGACGGGCACGCGATAGGCTGCAGTAACGCAGGCTCTGCGTATATCAGAGGTAGAGGCGTGCGCAAAGACGCTATAAAGGGCGTAGGTTACTATGTGCGCGGTTGCGATATGGATATCGCGGATAGCTGGGCTGCGTGCTTAAATTTAGCGCGTCTTTACGAGGGCGCAGATAATGCAAAAGCCATGCAGTACTACAAAAAGGCCTGCGAGCTGGGCGGCAAGGATAGATTTATGAGCTCGGTAGCGGAGCATGAGCAGATATGGAAAAGCTCATGCGAAAGCTACGAGAGGCTTAAATAG